In the genome of Rhodoflexus caldus, one region contains:
- a CDS encoding Eco57I restriction-modification methylase domain-containing protein: MEAEILSAQSRKNKFGQYFTPEAVAEFMIDMAHITPTSKILEPSCGEGVFLKLLQEKGFQDITAYEIDKDLATEFPFVNYESFVAAKISEKFDLIIGNPPYIRWKNLEEELKAELAVNPLWNRYFNSLCDYLYIFILKSIELLNENGQLIFICPEYWMNTTHSVSLRNYMIQNGCFEEIYHFNETPIFDKVTVSVVIFKFVKTKKKDKKIKVTKFYANRKLTKETLENLKKKNSIEDAVYLEISQFKINERWLLATDEVKNELQKIETACRKPPMNLSLSLFESEKPVYYTIGEFCDIGNGLVSGLDKAFQISEHIDECHFTKYEKAATIHVVKAKDLKPFYANKTTKYIFVGDIASEDKLQELYPNFYSHLQPYKIDLTKRYQYNRKINYWEWVFLRNISLFNRPEKRIFVPCKERISNKNHFRFALVNEGVFPTQDVTAIFKKTTTQESVEYILAYLNHPAIFNWLKYNGIIKGNIVEFSEKPIASIPFRKINWHDSREVQLHEKITSLTQNFLSERNHGLLKEINNLFIQLLDI, from the coding sequence ATGGAAGCAGAAATATTATCGGCACAAAGCCGAAAAAATAAGTTTGGACAATATTTTACACCTGAAGCAGTTGCCGAATTTATGATAGATATGGCGCATATAACGCCGACATCTAAAATTTTAGAGCCTTCATGCGGTGAGGGTGTCTTTCTCAAATTATTACAGGAGAAAGGCTTTCAGGATATAACAGCTTATGAAATAGATAAGGATTTAGCTACAGAATTTCCTTTTGTCAATTATGAAAGTTTTGTTGCAGCAAAGATTAGCGAAAAGTTTGACTTAATTATAGGGAATCCGCCTTATATCCGATGGAAAAATTTGGAAGAAGAGCTGAAAGCAGAGCTTGCAGTAAATCCGCTTTGGAACCGATATTTTAATTCACTCTGCGATTATCTGTATATTTTCATACTCAAATCAATTGAATTGCTGAATGAAAACGGACAACTGATATTTATTTGTCCTGAATATTGGATGAATACGACACATTCCGTTTCTCTGCGAAATTATATGATTCAAAATGGCTGTTTTGAAGAAATATATCATTTTAATGAAACCCCGATTTTTGATAAAGTTACCGTATCGGTTGTAATTTTCAAGTTTGTAAAAACAAAGAAAAAAGACAAAAAAATTAAAGTAACAAAATTTTATGCCAACCGAAAACTAACCAAGGAAACACTGGAAAATTTAAAGAAAAAAAATAGTATTGAAGATGCTGTTTATTTAGAAATTTCACAATTTAAAATTAATGAACGTTGGCTATTGGCAACAGACGAAGTAAAAAACGAACTGCAAAAGATAGAAACTGCCTGCCGAAAGCCGCCTATGAATCTGTCATTGAGTTTATTTGAAAGCGAAAAACCGGTATATTATACAATCGGTGAATTTTGTGATATTGGCAATGGATTGGTAAGCGGCTTGGATAAAGCATTTCAAATAAGTGAGCATATAGATGAGTGCCATTTTACGAAGTATGAAAAGGCTGCTACAATTCATGTAGTGAAGGCAAAAGATTTGAAGCCTTTCTATGCAAACAAAACAACAAAGTATATATTTGTTGGAGATATTGCTTCGGAAGATAAATTACAGGAGCTTTACCCTAATTTCTATTCTCATTTACAACCGTATAAGATTGATTTAACAAAACGTTATCAATATAATCGTAAAATCAATTATTGGGAATGGGTTTTTCTGCGAAATATTAGTCTGTTTAATAGACCCGAAAAACGCATCTTTGTACCTTGCAAAGAACGTATTTCCAACAAAAATCACTTTCGCTTTGCATTAGTCAATGAGGGTGTTTTTCCTACACAGGATGTTACGGCGATTTTCAAAAAAACGACTACTCAGGAAAGCGTAGAATATATTCTGGCTTATCTGAATCATCCTGCCATATTTAACTGGCTGAAATACAATGGAATCATCAAGGGCAATATTGTAGAGTTTTCAGAAAAGCCTATTGCAAGTATTCCATTTAGGAAAATTAATTGGCATGATTCCCGCGAAGTTCAACTGCATGAAAAGATAACTTCTCTTACACAGAACTTTTTATCTGAAAGAAATCATGGCTTGCTGAAAGAAATTAATAATTTGTTTATCCAACTTCTGGATATATGA
- a CDS encoding efflux RND transporter permease subunit, whose protein sequence is MWEKIADIVLKYRLVFIVLLLTITAFMGYQARKVEMSYDFVKVVPQDDPEMLFFKDFLQTFGEDGNLFIIGLKDSALYRYDNFRRFQELATKIQALEGINQVISLPTLQDIQKNEAAKRFEVKPIFDPAPRNQEELDSLLKQAQLIKFYEGQIWNHDNGATMIVAALKREILGTSAREKLVLEMIRLAGEFSAETGIQTHYSGIPYIRTVVAKSVKQELNIFLILSLIVTLVVMYLFFRSVAPVLFSVILIGIVVVWTLGTLGILGYKITMLTGLLPPILVVIGIPNCVYLLTKYHQEYIHTHNQQLALKNIIKKIGIVALITNTTTAIGFLVLLTVDISILREFGTVAAINIANTFVISLIFIPAVFSYLPPPSLRNTRHLERRNMQRILDLFILIADKHRAKVYAVCLVLVALSVVGMLRIRAVSYMVDDLPEDSMVIKDLAFFEANFAGIMPLEIVIDTGKPKANRDLKRLRKIALLEDSLRTLPYVSPPLSMVTFVKAANQALGTVKIEETYALPTQSGELLTIERYTRGQKGQAGELARSFADTTGQRLRISLKVADIGSLRTDSLMKAAILPRIDSVLAGTEMKAHVTGTTLLFLKGNDYLIANMRQSLFMAIGLIGVIIGMLFKNIRIMLITIASNLLPILMTAGMMGFLGIALKPSTALIFSIAFGIAVDDAVHYLSRYRQALKLTGFNVAESVRIAIQETGISMMYTSIVLFAGFIIFTWSDFGATQALGALTSSTLIVAMVTNLVLLPCLLHTFSKGKEDQADQDEVAEEIDAYIDDKG, encoded by the coding sequence ATGTGGGAAAAAATAGCGGACATTGTCCTGAAATACCGTCTTGTCTTTATTGTATTGCTGCTCACGATAACCGCCTTTATGGGCTATCAGGCGCGCAAAGTTGAAATGTCCTACGATTTTGTCAAGGTGGTGCCACAGGATGACCCTGAAATGCTTTTTTTCAAGGATTTTCTGCAAACTTTCGGCGAAGACGGCAACCTTTTCATTATTGGCCTAAAAGATAGCGCCTTGTATCGCTACGATAACTTTCGCCGCTTTCAGGAACTTGCCACTAAAATTCAGGCGCTGGAAGGTATCAATCAGGTGATTTCGTTGCCTACTTTGCAGGATATTCAGAAGAATGAAGCCGCCAAGCGGTTTGAAGTAAAGCCCATTTTTGACCCTGCCCCGCGCAATCAGGAAGAATTGGACAGCCTTTTGAAGCAGGCGCAACTTATTAAGTTTTACGAAGGGCAAATCTGGAACCACGACAACGGCGCTACGATGATAGTAGCCGCATTGAAGCGCGAGATTCTGGGCACATCGGCGCGCGAAAAGTTGGTGCTGGAAATGATTCGCTTGGCAGGGGAGTTTTCTGCCGAAACAGGTATTCAAACCCATTACAGCGGTATTCCCTACATCCGAACCGTGGTGGCCAAAAGTGTAAAGCAGGAACTGAATATTTTCCTGATACTTTCGCTCATCGTAACATTAGTGGTCATGTACCTGTTTTTCCGTTCGGTTGCACCGGTACTTTTTTCCGTTATACTCATCGGGATTGTCGTTGTGTGGACGCTTGGAACGCTGGGAATTTTGGGCTACAAAATTACCATGCTGACAGGGCTGTTGCCCCCTATTTTGGTCGTTATCGGCATACCCAATTGCGTGTATTTGCTCACCAAGTACCATCAGGAATATATCCACACACACAATCAGCAGTTGGCGCTTAAAAACATCATCAAAAAAATTGGGATTGTAGCACTGATTACCAACACTACCACAGCCATTGGCTTTTTGGTACTGCTGACAGTTGATATCTCCATCCTGCGCGAGTTTGGAACGGTAGCCGCCATCAACATCGCCAACACATTTGTTATCAGCCTGATTTTCATTCCGGCGGTGTTTTCCTATCTGCCGCCGCCTTCGCTGCGTAACACGCGCCATTTGGAGCGCCGCAACATGCAGCGCATTTTAGACCTGTTTATTCTCATTGCCGATAAGCACCGCGCCAAAGTATATGCTGTTTGCTTGGTGTTGGTGGCGCTCTCCGTGGTTGGTATGCTGCGTATCCGCGCAGTTTCCTACATGGTGGACGACTTGCCCGAAGACAGCATGGTAATAAAAGACTTGGCATTTTTTGAAGCCAACTTTGCCGGTATTATGCCGCTGGAAATTGTGATAGATACGGGTAAGCCCAAAGCCAACCGCGACCTGAAACGCCTGCGCAAAATAGCATTGCTGGAAGATTCGCTGCGTACCTTGCCCTACGTTTCGCCGCCGCTTTCTATGGTTACTTTCGTAAAAGCTGCCAATCAGGCATTGGGAACGGTCAAAATTGAAGAAACCTATGCACTGCCGACCCAATCGGGCGAACTGCTGACCATTGAACGCTACACGCGCGGGCAAAAAGGGCAAGCCGGAGAACTTGCCAGAAGTTTTGCCGATACAACAGGGCAACGCTTGCGCATTTCGCTCAAAGTGGCCGACATCGGTTCGCTGCGTACCGATTCGCTCATGAAAGCCGCCATTTTGCCGCGAATAGACAGCGTTTTGGCAGGTACGGAAATGAAAGCCCACGTAACAGGCACGACCCTGCTTTTCCTGAAAGGAAACGATTACTTGATTGCCAACATGCGCCAAAGTCTTTTTATGGCCATCGGGCTTATCGGGGTTATCATAGGGATGTTGTTTAAAAACATCCGCATCATGCTGATTACGATTGCCAGCAACCTGTTGCCTATTTTGATGACGGCAGGCATGATGGGCTTCCTTGGTATCGCATTGAAGCCAAGCACCGCATTGATTTTCAGTATTGCCTTTGGCATTGCCGTAGATGATGCCGTACATTACCTTTCCCGCTATCGTCAGGCGCTTAAACTGACAGGGTTTAACGTGGCCGAAAGTGTTCGCATAGCCATTCAGGAAACAGGTATCAGCATGATGTACACCTCCATTGTACTTTTTGCAGGCTTCATCATCTTTACATGGTCAGACTTTGGCGCTACGCAGGCACTGGGAGCGCTCACGTCTTCCACCTTGATTGTGGCCATGGTTACCAACCTTGTGCTACTGCCTTGCCTGCTCCATACATTCAGCAAAGGCAAAGAAGACCAAGCCGACCAAGACGAAGTAGCCGAAGAAATAGACGCATACATAGACGACAAAGGTTAA
- a CDS encoding HincII family type II restriction endonuclease, which translates to MKVRYTELAEKLRGISIPKPLSGNIAGHAAGEPFDKHVYHMIKEQLPANTFRQYEYLNDLFRKNPATIGYEARQALFDSPTVMFLLSRGKNATDKWSVENPFDEKQNDTADILVVKDGFYEIIDVKTRNISKSAQPPNIISAFKLAQFCGKMIDNQEFDNFTINYIEIDWELENEQLVCRDVHFACLFKTLPDTLYINWAAAMQIQFHVSDLEQNFEGSMEEWARAYLKHFVNQANKRAADMIERFVKPFEKYL; encoded by the coding sequence ATGAAAGTTCGCTACACTGAATTAGCTGAAAAGTTGAGAGGTATATCTATACCCAAACCTCTGTCGGGAAATATAGCAGGACATGCAGCAGGTGAACCTTTTGATAAGCATGTTTATCATATGATTAAAGAGCAACTGCCTGCAAATACATTCAGGCAATATGAATACCTGAATGACTTATTCAGAAAAAATCCTGCAACAATTGGTTATGAAGCAAGGCAAGCTTTATTTGATTCGCCAACAGTTATGTTTTTACTGAGCCGCGGTAAAAACGCTACCGATAAGTGGAGTGTTGAAAATCCTTTTGACGAAAAACAAAATGACACGGCAGATATTCTGGTGGTAAAAGACGGATTTTATGAAATTATTGATGTAAAAACTCGCAACATATCAAAATCTGCCCAGCCGCCTAATATTATTTCAGCTTTTAAGTTGGCACAATTTTGTGGTAAAATGATTGACAATCAAGAGTTTGATAACTTTACCATCAATTATATTGAAATAGACTGGGAACTTGAAAATGAACAATTGGTTTGTCGGGATGTTCACTTTGCCTGTCTGTTCAAGACCTTACCTGATACGCTTTACATCAACTGGGCAGCAGCTATGCAAATACAATTTCATGTATCCGATTTAGAGCAAAACTTTGAAGGGTCTATGGAAGAATGGGCGCGAGCTTATTTAAAACATTTTGTTAATCAGGCCAATAAACGGGCTGCCGATATGATTGAGCGGTTTGTAAAACCTTTTGAGAAATACCTGTAA
- a CDS encoding beta/alpha barrel domain-containing protein, which translates to MGLRLPVKISGVNNLSDARYCAGMGVQWVGFCLDEAAAAYLPPAKVTEIAGWLAGVEFIGELGTRDLPENIADYPLHYLQTDAPKKLHSLSSYGLPLILRLTVDTVADLQNAAAVMADCQNSAVFFLLEGNLNPNTAEIRTALHAICEKYRVVLGLPFQAEAVSEQLAAIQPYGIALQGGFEIKPGLKDFDEIAAILEVLEVEDDISY; encoded by the coding sequence ATGGGATTGCGACTACCTGTCAAAATAAGCGGTGTAAATAACCTAAGCGATGCACGCTACTGCGCGGGCATGGGCGTACAATGGGTGGGTTTTTGCTTAGATGAGGCTGCAGCAGCTTACCTGCCGCCGGCCAAAGTAACCGAAATAGCAGGTTGGCTCGCCGGTGTAGAATTTATCGGCGAATTGGGCACTCGGGATTTACCGGAAAATATTGCTGATTATCCGCTGCACTACCTGCAAACCGATGCGCCCAAAAAACTGCACTCATTAAGCAGCTATGGCTTGCCACTCATTTTGCGCTTGACCGTTGATACGGTTGCAGACCTGCAAAATGCTGCTGCCGTAATGGCCGATTGCCAAAATTCCGCAGTGTTTTTCCTGTTAGAGGGCAACCTAAATCCCAATACTGCCGAAATACGAACAGCGCTGCACGCCATCTGCGAAAAATACCGTGTGGTACTTGGTTTGCCGTTTCAGGCTGAGGCGGTCAGTGAACAACTGGCAGCTATCCAGCCCTACGGAATCGCACTGCAAGGCGGATTTGAAATTAAGCCCGGCCTGAAAGATTTTGACGAAATCGCTGCCATTCTGGAAGTGCTGGAAGTAGAAGACGACATTTCGTATTGA
- a CDS encoding ABC transporter ATP-binding protein gives MKELAYLNRYLYKYRSYLIWGAVFVVISNVFAIIPAQVVRYAFDLVSDNINVYLALKQSATAQEKLYDAFAEAVLLYGVVIVSMALLRGWFLYLTRQTIIVMSRLIEYDLKNDIYEHYQTLPLSFYRRNNTGDLMARISEDVGHVRMYIGPAIMYGLNMIITFILIIGYMLTINVNLTIWSLLPLPVLSVSIYYVNNLINRHSEAIQRGLSDMSTFVQEAFSGIRVIKSFVREKDAAKQFLAKSNEYKTRSLRLAMVNALFHPLIMALIGLSTILTIYIGGMEVMSGTITTGNIAEFVIYINLLTWPVTSLGWITSIVQRAAASQKRINEFLDTKTDIVSTQNLEKEIAGSISFRQVSLRYPDSGIEALHQISFDIKPGESLAILGATGSGKSTIANLICRLYDPTEGEILVDGVPVPAYNISCYRRQIGYVPQDVFLFSDTIANNIGFGLAELDEQTMIQAAKDADVYQNIIDFPQGFATELGERGITLSGGQKQRVSIARAIVRNPRILILDDALSAVDTKTENAILNNLQRIMEGRTTVIISHRVSSAKLADHIIILENGRIAESGTHETLLLQGGLYKEMYEKQMKAEEEVTE, from the coding sequence GTGAAAGAACTGGCCTACCTGAATCGCTATTTATATAAATACCGCTCCTATCTCATATGGGGAGCGGTATTTGTTGTTATTTCCAACGTCTTTGCTATCATTCCTGCACAGGTGGTTCGCTACGCTTTTGACCTTGTGAGCGATAACATCAACGTGTACCTTGCACTGAAACAATCGGCAACAGCACAGGAAAAGCTCTATGATGCTTTTGCAGAAGCTGTTTTGCTGTACGGGGTGGTGATTGTCAGCATGGCATTGCTGCGGGGTTGGTTTCTTTACCTGACCCGCCAAACCATTATCGTAATGTCGCGCCTGATAGAATACGACCTGAAAAATGACATTTACGAACACTACCAAACCCTTCCCCTGAGCTTTTACAGGCGCAACAATACAGGCGACCTCATGGCGCGCATATCGGAAGACGTAGGTCATGTGCGCATGTACATAGGCCCTGCCATTATGTACGGGTTGAACATGATTATTACCTTCATCCTCATCATCGGCTACATGCTGACCATTAACGTCAATCTGACGATTTGGTCGCTGTTGCCACTGCCTGTTTTGTCGGTCAGCATTTACTATGTCAATAACCTGATTAACAGACATTCAGAGGCAATTCAGCGCGGCCTTTCCGATATGAGTACCTTTGTGCAGGAAGCATTTTCAGGCATCCGTGTCATCAAATCATTCGTTCGGGAAAAAGATGCCGCCAAACAGTTTCTCGCCAAAAGCAACGAATACAAAACCCGCTCCCTCCGTTTGGCAATGGTCAATGCCCTGTTTCATCCGTTAATTATGGCGTTGATAGGTTTAAGCACCATCCTGACCATTTACATAGGCGGCATGGAAGTGATGAGCGGCACAATTACTACGGGCAACATCGCCGAGTTTGTCATTTACATCAACCTGCTTACTTGGCCTGTAACATCGTTGGGATGGATTACCAGCATTGTACAGCGTGCAGCAGCTTCGCAAAAGCGCATCAATGAGTTTCTGGATACAAAAACCGATATTGTTTCCACACAAAATTTGGAAAAAGAAATAGCGGGCAGCATCTCATTTCGTCAGGTAAGCCTGCGCTACCCCGATTCGGGCATAGAGGCCTTGCATCAAATCAGTTTTGACATCAAACCCGGGGAATCATTGGCTATTTTGGGGGCGACCGGTTCCGGCAAGAGTACCATTGCCAACCTAATTTGCCGCCTGTATGACCCTACGGAAGGGGAAATATTAGTTGATGGTGTGCCTGTCCCTGCCTACAACATCTCTTGTTATCGCAGGCAAATTGGCTACGTACCGCAAGATGTATTCCTGTTTTCCGATACCATTGCCAATAATATCGGCTTTGGTTTGGCAGAGTTAGACGAGCAGACCATGATACAAGCCGCCAAAGATGCGGACGTGTACCAAAACATTATAGATTTTCCGCAGGGGTTTGCCACCGAGCTCGGCGAACGCGGCATCACACTTTCCGGCGGACAAAAACAGCGAGTATCTATTGCCCGCGCCATTGTACGCAACCCACGCATCCTTATTTTGGACGATGCCCTTTCTGCCGTGGACACCAAAACAGAAAATGCCATTCTGAACAATTTGCAGCGCATTATGGAGGGCAGAACAACCGTTATTATTTCCCACCGCGTGTCGTCGGCCAAACTTGCCGACCATATCATCATACTCGAGAATGGTCGCATTGCCGAAAGCGGTACACATGAAACACTCCTGCTGCAAGGAGGACTCTACAAAGAGATGTATGAAAAGCAAATGAAAGCCGAAGAAGAGGTAACCGAATAA
- the rocD gene encoding ornithine--oxo-acid transaminase: MLATLSSSELIALEDRYGAHNYHPIPVVLARGERVYLWDVEGRRYFDFLSAYSAVNQGHCHPRIIQALVEQAQTLTLTSRAFYNDKLGPYEQFITEFFGYDRVLPMNTGVEGGETAIKICRKWGYEVKGIPANQAKIIFAKRNFWGRTMAAISSSTDPKSYTNFGPYMPGFEVIPYDDIPALEAALEDPNVAGVMLEPIQGEAGVVVPQDGYLKKVSELCRAKNVLFIADEVQTGIARTGKLLACDHENVKPDILILGKALSGGVYPVSAVLTRNEIMDCIRPGEHGSTYGGNPLACAVATVALQVVRDEKLAENAERMGKIFRERMNAMIQQTDKVSLVRGKGLLNAIVINDSPDSETAWNLCLDMKERGLLAKPTHGNIIRFAPPLVITEDELHQCCDIIEAAVKNMG, encoded by the coding sequence ATGCTTGCCACACTTTCCAGTTCAGAGCTGATTGCATTAGAAGACCGTTACGGTGCTCACAACTACCATCCGATTCCCGTAGTGCTTGCCCGCGGCGAACGGGTGTACCTGTGGGATGTTGAAGGCCGTCGCTATTTTGATTTTCTTTCTGCGTACAGTGCCGTTAATCAAGGGCATTGCCATCCGCGCATCATTCAGGCATTAGTTGAACAAGCGCAAACGCTCACACTCACTTCGCGTGCTTTCTACAACGACAAACTCGGCCCTTATGAGCAGTTCATCACCGAATTTTTTGGGTACGACCGCGTGCTGCCAATGAACACAGGCGTGGAAGGCGGAGAAACTGCCATTAAAATTTGCCGCAAGTGGGGATACGAAGTGAAGGGTATTCCTGCCAATCAGGCAAAAATCATTTTTGCCAAGCGCAACTTCTGGGGGCGAACAATGGCGGCTATTTCCAGCTCCACCGACCCGAAAAGCTATACCAACTTCGGCCCTTACATGCCCGGCTTTGAAGTAATTCCATACGACGATATCCCTGCACTGGAAGCAGCCTTGGAAGACCCGAACGTAGCAGGCGTAATGCTCGAGCCTATTCAGGGCGAAGCAGGCGTAGTTGTGCCGCAAGATGGTTATCTGAAAAAAGTCAGTGAACTGTGCCGCGCCAAGAACGTACTGTTCATTGCCGATGAAGTACAAACCGGTATTGCCCGCACAGGTAAACTGTTGGCTTGCGACCATGAAAATGTTAAACCCGATATCCTGATTTTGGGTAAAGCACTTTCGGGGGGCGTGTATCCCGTTTCTGCGGTGCTTACACGCAACGAAATCATGGACTGCATCCGCCCGGGCGAGCACGGCTCTACCTATGGCGGCAATCCGCTGGCTTGTGCCGTAGCCACCGTTGCGCTGCAAGTAGTCAGAGACGAAAAACTGGCAGAAAACGCCGAGCGCATGGGTAAAATTTTCCGCGAGCGCATGAATGCCATGATTCAGCAGACCGACAAAGTATCTTTGGTACGCGGCAAAGGTTTGCTCAATGCCATTGTCATCAACGACTCCCCCGACAGCGAAACAGCATGGAATCTTTGTCTGGATATGAAAGAGCGCGGCCTGCTTGCCAAGCCTACGCACGGAAACATTATCCGATTTGCGCCGCCGTTGGTCATCACAGAAGACGAACTGCATCAGTGCTGCGATATTATTGAGGCGGCCGTAAAAAATATGGGGTAA
- the ribH gene encoding 6,7-dimethyl-8-ribityllumazine synthase, with product MASTLKSLSTFSNKNLSGVADRKFAIVVAEWNSEVTERLYNGAYSTLLHAGVREENIIRKDVPGSFELSLGAQYMAQWKDIDAVICLGCVIKGETPHFDFICQAVAHGITEVGLKYNKPVVFGVITTLNLEQALDRAGGKHGNKGDEAAATAIKMLNF from the coding sequence ATGGCTTCTACTCTGAAAAGTCTCAGCACATTTTCCAATAAGAACTTGAGCGGCGTTGCTGACCGCAAGTTTGCCATTGTTGTGGCCGAATGGAACAGCGAAGTAACCGAACGGCTCTACAACGGCGCATACAGCACCTTGCTGCATGCGGGTGTACGTGAGGAAAACATCATCCGCAAAGATGTGCCCGGCAGTTTTGAGTTGAGCCTTGGTGCGCAGTATATGGCACAGTGGAAAGATATTGATGCGGTTATCTGCTTGGGCTGTGTGATTAAGGGCGAAACGCCGCATTTTGATTTCATCTGTCAGGCCGTAGCCCATGGCATCACCGAAGTAGGGCTGAAATATAACAAGCCTGTTGTTTTTGGTGTTATCACCACATTGAACTTGGAGCAGGCGCTCGACCGCGCGGGCGGTAAACATGGCAACAAAGGCGACGAAGCTGCCGCCACAGCCATTAAAATGTTAAACTTCTAA
- a CDS encoding citrate synthase, protein MSKFAELHYEGKVYQLPVVEGTEKELALDISKLRDESGFITLDIGYKNTGATKSAVTFLDGEQGILRYRGYPIEQLAEHASFLEVAYLLIYGELPTQAQLATFEREITIHTLVHEDIRKIYDGFPASAHPMAVLASLTCALSTFYPESRTTEGTNLNIIRLLAKMPTLAAWSYKNEMGHPLNYPNNALDYCSNFLHMMFAYPTETYTADPVVVDALNKLLILHADHEQNCSASTVRMVGSSQVGLFASVAAGINALWGPLHGGANQEVIEMLERIKADGGNVKKYVDMAKDKNSNFRLMGFGHRVYKNFDPRARIIKAACDNVLNKLGINDPTLEIAKELEEHALKDDYFVSRKLYPNVDFYSGIIYRAIGIPTEMFTVMFALGRLPGWIAQWKEMTANKEPIGRPRQIYIGAPERNYVPVSERK, encoded by the coding sequence ATGTCAAAGTTTGCTGAACTTCACTATGAAGGCAAGGTGTATCAACTGCCCGTAGTAGAAGGAACTGAAAAAGAACTTGCATTAGACATCAGCAAGTTGCGCGATGAATCGGGTTTCATCACGCTGGATATCGGATACAAAAACACAGGCGCAACCAAAAGTGCCGTAACTTTTTTGGATGGTGAACAAGGTATTCTGCGTTACCGAGGCTATCCTATCGAACAACTGGCAGAACATGCTTCTTTCTTGGAAGTTGCCTACCTGCTTATCTATGGAGAATTGCCCACACAGGCACAGCTTGCCACATTTGAGCGTGAAATCACGATACACACATTGGTGCATGAAGACATCCGCAAAATCTATGATGGCTTCCCTGCTTCTGCACACCCGATGGCAGTGCTGGCTTCGCTGACCTGCGCGTTGAGCACCTTCTATCCTGAAAGCCGCACAACAGAAGGAACTAACCTGAACATCATTCGCCTGCTTGCCAAAATGCCTACACTGGCCGCTTGGAGCTACAAGAATGAGATGGGGCATCCGCTTAACTATCCGAACAATGCGCTGGACTATTGCTCCAATTTCCTGCACATGATGTTCGCCTATCCTACCGAAACCTACACCGCCGACCCTGTGGTAGTAGATGCACTCAATAAACTCCTCATTTTGCACGCCGACCACGAACAAAACTGCTCAGCTTCTACCGTTCGCATGGTAGGCTCTTCCCAAGTGGGCTTGTTTGCTTCTGTGGCTGCCGGTATCAACGCACTTTGGGGGCCGCTTCACGGCGGTGCCAACCAAGAAGTAATTGAAATGTTGGAGCGCATCAAAGCCGATGGCGGCAATGTGAAGAAATACGTGGACATGGCGAAAGACAAAAACAGCAACTTCCGCCTGATGGGCTTCGGCCACCGCGTTTACAAAAACTTTGACCCGCGTGCGCGAATCATCAAAGCCGCCTGCGATAATGTATTGAATAAATTGGGCATCAATGACCCGACGCTGGAAATTGCTAAGGAACTTGAAGAACATGCGCTGAAAGACGATTACTTTGTAAGCCGCAAACTCTATCCTAATGTGGACTTCTACTCAGGCATCATCTACCGAGCCATCGGTATTCCGACCGAAATGTTTACGGTGATGTTTGCTTTAGGTCGTCTGCCCGGATGGATTGCGCAATGGAAAGAAATGACAGCAAACAAAGAACCTATCGGTCGTCCGCGTCAAATCTACATCGGTGCTCCCGAGCGCAATTATGTACCTGTAAGTGAGCGCAAATAG
- a CDS encoding STAS/SEC14 domain-containing protein — translation MNIVPHPKEKVTYYNLSDFFLEYRPEIPGLYFKLTGFVSHKRFVEIYDQYLAVIKKHVRVKIITDTGQAKVLTPESQAYNNEKMPEFLAHVPVNAVILPKDTFVEFMLNRMKHKAENISNGDFQLKMFDTYESALDWIRTK, via the coding sequence ATGAATATAGTGCCACATCCGAAGGAGAAAGTAACCTATTACAATCTATCCGATTTTTTTCTGGAATACCGTCCCGAGATACCGGGGCTTTATTTTAAACTCACCGGCTTTGTTTCACACAAGCGATTCGTGGAGATTTATGACCAGTATTTGGCTGTCATTAAAAAGCATGTGCGCGTGAAAATTATTACAGATACCGGCCAAGCAAAAGTATTAACTCCCGAAAGTCAGGCTTACAATAATGAAAAAATGCCTGAATTTTTAGCCCATGTTCCGGTAAATGCGGTTATTCTGCCAAAGGATACTTTCGTAGAGTTTATGCTGAACCGTATGAAGCATAAAGCTGAGAATATTTCAAACGGAGACTTTCAACTAAAAATGTTTGATACCTACGAAAGCGCGCTGGATTGGATACGCACCAAATAG